A single region of the Amphiura filiformis chromosome 7, Afil_fr2py, whole genome shotgun sequence genome encodes:
- the LOC140157114 gene encoding cilia- and flagella-associated protein 107-like, protein MAQGDPKKWSLPGWRIEQRYANGVLIGNWSEERNKWAKGRCNHTSTHRFDYKNNSGFKPDIYTRRNAMVQNEGLSNNLIFSHHNADYSSNLVSWYDEHFNKRERGPQDALPALRHWDSHTLSWQPEKTDHPLKGAPTNFGLAEKTIGKWGTEQSDAGLGNYGTTYGSSFSSHPMNALVTNHFSPPKAMSTRMHPMNKINKDLGLRSVNVIQTPEQVLMPSRMPTAASNRMPTATSSIGPTHVSV, encoded by the exons ATGGCGCAAGGAGATCCTAAGAAATGGTCACTACCAGGCTGGAGAATAGAACAGAGATACGCAAACGGAGTTTTGATTGGAAACTGGTCGGAAGAAAGAAACAAG TGGGCGAAAGGACGCTGCAATCACACATCAACACATAGATTTGATTATAAGAACAACTCAGGGTTTAAACCAGATATCTACACAAGGCGGAATGCTATGGTGCAAAATGAG GGCCTTAGCAACAATTTAATCTTCTCACATCATAATGCTGATTACTCCAGTAACTTAGTATCCTGGTACGATGAACACTTTAACAAAAGAGAACGAGGGCCACAAGATGCGCTACCTGCTCTTAGACACTGGGATTCACATACGTTGTCATGGCAACCTGAGAAAACAGATCATCCTCTGAAAG GTGCTCCAACAAACTTTGGTCTAGCAGAGAAAACAATAGGAAAGTGGGGTACAGAACAAAGTGACGCTGGATTAGGAAACTATGGCACAACATATGGTTCTTCCTTCAGTTCACATCCAATGAACGCACTAGTTACAAATCATTTCTCACCTCCGAAGGCAATGTCCACACGAATGCATCCAATGAACAAAATTAATAAGGACTTGGGCTTAAGAAGTGTGAATGTTATACAGACTCCTGAACAAGTATTAATGCCATCAAGAATGCCAACTGCTGCCAGTAATAGGATGCCAACAGCTACTAGTAGCATAGGGCCAACACATGTGTCGGTGTAA
- the LOC140156358 gene encoding uncharacterized protein, with protein MDSGISELPSSPHGTPSPIMPHSPTRPRPSSGDRMHSRPASKRSYRQFIHRPTDGDSNSPSNSRPSSAFSNYNPLPHIGMQDISQKTSGSHDLPESHQTESNNSPNRTSKSCVSEASSTSVPQTSSSPRPPSAKKGVSVMDLRRKQFARRRNSQIDASASSEPSEMEPRLLLAIKLPNGQRLQRYFRPSDDFANVCKFAELEAKLSFSNCNMFINQVPKRLITNWKETFHEAGLTDRTLLCLEEKDD; from the coding sequence ATGGATTCTGGTATCAGTGAATTACCGTCCAGTCCTCATGGCACACCGTCCCCTATCATGCCTCACTCACCCACCAGACCAAGACCAAGCTCTGGAGACAGGATGCACTCCAGACCTGCCTCAAAGAGATCATACAGACAATTTATTCACAGACCGACAGATGGGGATTCAAACTCGCCATCTAATTCAAGACCTAGTTCTGCCTTTTCAAATTACAACCCTCTTCCTCATATTGGAATGCAAGACATTTCTCAAAAGACATCTGGAAGCCATGACTTGCCAGAGTCCCATCAAACAGAAAGCAACAATTCTCCAAACAGAACTTCTAAGTCATGTGTAAGCGAAGCATCTAGTACAAGTGTTCCTCAAACATCATCAAGTCCAAGACCACCTTCTGCAAAAAAAGGTGTATCAGTGATGGATCTCAGGCGGAAACAATTTGCCAGAAGAAGAAACTCACAGATTGATGCATCTGCATCATCAGAACCATCTGAAATGGAACCAAGACTCTTGCTAGCTATCAAACTTCCAAATGGTCAAAGACTCCAAAGATATTTCCGCCCATCAGATGattttgcaaatgtttgtaaATTTGCTGAATTAGAAGCAAAACTGTCATTTTCTAATTGTAATATGTTCATTAATCAAGTGCCTAAAAGACTAATAACTAATTGGAAAGAAACATTCCATGAAGCTGGGCTTACGGATAGAACCCTCTTGTGCCTAGAGGAGAAGGATGATTGA